The Geodermatophilaceae bacterium NBWT11 genome has a segment encoding these proteins:
- a CDS encoding homoserine kinase, with product MSAAVNGGTVRIRVPATSANLGPAFDSAGLALALFDELEVSVADGLEVVVEGVGAGELPTDESHLVVRAFRAACVDLGWLPTGLRLHARNGIPQGRGLGSSAAAVVAGILAAWALCPAVTGVDDDRVLALADAIEGHPDNVAACLLGGLTLSWSGDEGPRAVSLPVHAQVTPLVCVPTTTLSTHVARGLLPSVVPHEDAAYNAGRAALLVHALTAAPQFLLEATGDRLHQGPRAAAMPDTAALVADLRDAGHAAVVSGAGPSVLVLDAGPEDAALVRTVVPAGWEVLDLAVEASGARVRYEDRAVPS from the coding sequence GTGAGCGCCGCCGTGAACGGTGGGACGGTCCGCATCCGGGTCCCGGCCACCAGCGCCAACCTCGGTCCGGCCTTCGACAGCGCCGGCCTCGCCCTGGCCCTCTTCGACGAGCTGGAGGTCTCCGTCGCCGACGGCCTCGAGGTCGTCGTCGAGGGCGTCGGCGCCGGCGAGCTGCCCACCGACGAGTCCCACCTGGTCGTGCGGGCCTTCCGCGCGGCGTGCGTCGACCTGGGCTGGCTCCCGACCGGCCTGCGCCTGCACGCCCGCAACGGCATCCCGCAGGGCCGGGGGCTCGGCTCCTCCGCGGCTGCCGTCGTCGCCGGCATCCTGGCGGCCTGGGCGTTGTGCCCGGCCGTCACCGGCGTCGACGACGACCGCGTGCTCGCCCTCGCCGACGCGATCGAGGGCCACCCCGACAACGTGGCCGCCTGCCTGCTCGGGGGGTTGACGCTGTCCTGGTCCGGTGACGAGGGCCCGCGGGCGGTGTCGCTCCCGGTCCACGCCCAGGTCACCCCGCTGGTGTGCGTGCCGACGACGACGCTGTCCACCCACGTGGCCCGCGGTCTGCTGCCGTCGGTGGTCCCGCACGAGGACGCCGCGTACAACGCCGGGCGGGCAGCGCTGCTGGTGCACGCCCTGACGGCTGCACCGCAGTTCCTGCTCGAGGCGACCGGGGACCGCCTGCACCAGGGTCCCCGCGCCGCGGCCATGCCCGACACCGCTGCGCTGGTCGCCGACCTGCGCGACGCCGGGCACGCGGCCGTGGTCTCCGGGGCCGGGCCGAGCGTGCTCGTGCTCGATGCCGGACCGGAGGACGCCGCCCTGGTCCGCACCGTCGTGCCGGCCGGCTGGGAGGTGCTGGACCTGGCGGTCGAGGCGTCCGGAGCGCGGGTCCGGTACGAAGACCGTGCTGTACCGTCATGA
- the lysA gene encoding diaminopimelate decarboxylase, producing the protein MRAHPAGPLHGNLTPPSAAGAPPASLGELDAQVWPRGATRVDGELHLAGRSVTDLAREHGTPLFVLDEADFRGRAADFAAAFDGADVHYASKAVLCGQVARWVAEDGLHLDACSGNELSIALAAGFPAGRIALHGNNKSVLELALAVDAGIGHVVLDSFDEIDRLVPLAAARVAAGGAPVPVLIRSTVGIEAHTHEFIATAHEDQKFGFSLATGDALAAAVRVVGEPALQLAGLHSHIGSQIFDTAGFEAAAHRVVGLMGAVRDATGLVLPELNLGGGFGIAYLPDDDPVAAEDVAVKLRSIVAAECAELGLAVPRLAVEPGRAIAGPGTVTLYEIGTIKPVRLGASGSPGTPMVRNYVSVDGGMSDNIRTALYDANYTCVLANRVSTAPPALCRVVGKHCESGDVLVRDLWLPSDVVAGDLLAVAATGAYCWSMASNYNYLLKPPVVAVRDGVSAEIVRRQTLSDVFALDAVLADVPAPAVAPSQPAVGSPS; encoded by the coding sequence GTGAGGGCGCACCCGGCAGGTCCGCTGCACGGCAACCTCACCCCGCCCTCGGCCGCCGGCGCACCGCCGGCCTCCCTCGGCGAGCTCGACGCGCAGGTCTGGCCGCGCGGGGCGACCCGGGTCGACGGCGAGCTGCACCTGGCCGGCCGGTCGGTCACCGACCTGGCCCGGGAGCACGGCACCCCGCTGTTCGTCCTGGACGAGGCCGACTTCCGCGGCCGGGCCGCGGACTTCGCCGCCGCGTTCGACGGCGCCGACGTGCACTACGCGTCCAAGGCGGTCCTCTGCGGGCAGGTGGCCCGGTGGGTCGCCGAGGACGGCCTGCACCTGGACGCCTGCAGTGGCAACGAGCTGTCGATCGCGCTGGCCGCGGGCTTCCCCGCGGGCCGGATCGCGCTGCACGGCAACAACAAGTCGGTGCTGGAGCTGGCGCTGGCCGTGGACGCCGGCATCGGCCACGTGGTGCTGGACTCCTTCGACGAGATCGACCGCCTGGTGCCGCTGGCCGCCGCCCGGGTCGCCGCCGGCGGCGCCCCGGTGCCGGTGCTCATCCGCTCGACGGTGGGCATCGAGGCGCACACCCACGAGTTCATCGCCACCGCCCACGAGGACCAGAAGTTCGGGTTCTCGCTGGCCACCGGCGACGCCCTGGCCGCCGCCGTGCGGGTGGTGGGGGAGCCCGCGCTCCAGCTGGCCGGGCTGCACAGCCACATCGGTTCGCAGATCTTCGACACCGCCGGCTTCGAGGCGGCCGCGCACCGGGTGGTCGGCCTGATGGGCGCCGTCCGCGACGCCACCGGGCTGGTGCTGCCCGAGCTCAACCTCGGTGGCGGGTTCGGCATCGCCTACCTGCCCGACGACGACCCGGTCGCCGCCGAGGACGTCGCGGTCAAGCTCCGCTCCATCGTCGCCGCGGAGTGCGCCGAGCTCGGCCTCGCCGTCCCGCGGCTGGCCGTCGAGCCCGGCCGCGCCATCGCCGGACCCGGCACGGTGACCCTCTACGAGATCGGCACCATCAAGCCGGTCCGGCTCGGTGCCTCGGGGTCCCCGGGGACGCCGATGGTGCGCAACTACGTCTCGGTGGACGGCGGGATGAGCGACAACATCCGCACCGCGCTGTACGACGCCAACTACACCTGCGTGCTGGCCAACCGCGTCTCGACCGCCCCGCCGGCGCTGTGCCGCGTCGTCGGCAAGCACTGCGAGAGCGGGGACGTGCTGGTCAGGGACCTGTGGCTGCCCTCGGACGTGGTCGCCGGTGACCTGCTCGCCGTCGCCGCCACCGGGGCCTACTGCTGGTCGATGGCCTCGAACTACAACTACCTGCTCAAGCCGCCGGTGGTCGCCGTGCGGGACGGGGTGTCGGCCGAGATCGTCCGACGGCAGACACTGTCGGACGTGTTCGCCCTCGACGCCGTCCTCGCCGACGTCCCCGCCCCTGCTGTCGCACCCTCGCAGCCCGCCGTCGGGAGCCCCTCGTGA
- a CDS encoding threonylcarbamoyl-AMP synthase, with amino-acid sequence MADVYDCTDDEQRSAGLTVAAGALSRGDLVLLPTDTVYGVAADAFTPEAVGKLLAAKNRGRNMPVPVLIGEASTLAGLVTVVPPMAHRLAEAFWPGGLTLVLEHTPTLSWDLGEAEGTVAVRLPDDDLTRDLLRRTGPLAVSSANRSGRPAATTAEQAEYQLGEHVAVVLDGGPRDSSAASTIVDCTGDHPRVLRVGAIDPDRLREVVPSVTD; translated from the coding sequence GTGGCCGACGTCTACGACTGCACCGACGACGAGCAGCGCTCCGCGGGCCTCACGGTCGCGGCCGGCGCGCTCTCCCGCGGTGACCTGGTGCTCCTGCCCACCGACACCGTCTACGGGGTGGCCGCCGACGCCTTCACCCCCGAGGCGGTGGGCAAGCTGCTCGCGGCCAAGAACCGGGGCCGGAACATGCCGGTGCCGGTGCTGATCGGGGAGGCCTCGACGCTGGCCGGCCTGGTCACCGTCGTGCCCCCGATGGCGCACCGGCTGGCCGAGGCGTTCTGGCCCGGCGGGCTCACCCTGGTCCTGGAGCACACCCCGACGCTGTCCTGGGACCTCGGCGAGGCCGAGGGCACCGTCGCCGTCCGGCTGCCCGACGACGACCTGACCCGCGACCTGCTGCGCCGCACGGGCCCGCTCGCGGTCTCCAGTGCCAACCGCTCCGGCCGCCCGGCCGCGACCACGGCCGAGCAGGCGGAGTACCAGCTCGGCGAGCACGTGGCCGTGGTCCTCGACGGCGGCCCCCGCGACTCCTCGGCCGCCAGCACCATCGTCGACTGCACCGGCGACCACCCGCGCGTCCTCCGCGTCGGCGCCATCGACCCCGACCGCCTCCGCGAGGTCGTGCCCTCGGTCACCGACTGA
- a CDS encoding endo alpha-1,4 polygalactosaminidase has product MGTRVDYQLGGAYEPADDVTGVVRDRTDSPAPGLWSSCYVNAFQTQPGESAFPEDVLLHDAAGDRVEDPDWPGEFLLDIGTPEQRQRVLDVVGPWFDGCAADGFDAVEPDNLDSWTRSEGLLDADDAVAMAQLLVDRAHDAGLTIAQKNTAELLDADLGFDLAVTEQCQEFDECDAFTDVYGADVIEVEYTDDAFAAACAARGGEIAVQRRDLDVSTPDSPDHVSRFCD; this is encoded by the coding sequence ATGGGCACCCGGGTGGACTACCAGCTGGGCGGCGCGTACGAGCCGGCCGACGACGTCACCGGCGTCGTCCGCGACCGCACCGACTCCCCCGCCCCCGGCCTGTGGTCCTCCTGCTACGTCAACGCCTTCCAGACCCAGCCGGGCGAGTCGGCCTTCCCCGAGGACGTGCTGCTGCACGACGCGGCCGGTGATCGCGTCGAGGACCCCGACTGGCCGGGTGAGTTCCTGCTCGACATCGGCACCCCGGAGCAGCGGCAGCGGGTGCTCGACGTCGTCGGCCCGTGGTTCGACGGCTGCGCCGCGGACGGCTTCGACGCCGTCGAGCCGGACAACCTGGACAGCTGGACCCGCTCGGAGGGCCTGCTGGACGCCGACGACGCGGTGGCGATGGCCCAACTCCTGGTGGACCGCGCCCACGACGCCGGGCTGACCATCGCGCAGAAGAACACCGCCGAGCTGCTGGATGCCGACCTCGGCTTCGACCTCGCGGTCACCGAGCAGTGCCAGGAGTTCGACGAGTGCGACGCCTTCACCGACGTCTACGGCGCCGACGTCATCGAGGTCGAGTACACCGACGACGCCTTCGCCGCGGCGTGTGCGGCCCGGGGCGGGGAGATCGCCGTCCAGCGGCGCGACCTCGACGTCAGCACCCCGGACTCCCCGGACCACGTCTCGCGCTTCTGCGACTAG
- the rpmE gene encoding 50S ribosomal protein L31, translating into MKPDIHPDYHETAVTCGCGNTFTTRSTIAGGTLSVEMCSACHPFYTGKQRVLDTGGRVARFEKRFGKRETAASK; encoded by the coding sequence ATGAAGCCCGACATCCACCCCGACTACCACGAGACTGCTGTCACGTGCGGTTGCGGCAACACCTTCACCACCCGCAGCACCATCGCCGGCGGCACGCTGTCGGTCGAGATGTGCTCGGCCTGCCACCCCTTCTACACGGGCAAGCAGCGCGTGCTGGACACCGGTGGCCGCGTGGCCCGCTTCGAGAAGCGGTTCGGCAAGCGCGAGACCGCAGCCAGCAAGTAG
- a CDS encoding transcription termination factor Rho: MLLPELQRLAAELGIAGTGRMRKGDLVSAIEARQVGSPAPAAAPVADAPVTEPVAETTVETPAEAPVATPPRAEAAPPTRRRRGASRPAGAPDVEAPAPADTHPGAAVLGDRAPVEAPVQASDEAAEPAAAQQDAAPAEEGRGRRSRTRSQVRDEPAREDERPEQPRSEQPRTEQPREDERPPRSRDRSRTERAQQDQDGGPSQDGRSQDGRDAQDGDRPERGARNRNRDRGDRERDTQDDQGADRGQRGRTPRDTARDDRDERPAREDRGDRQDRGDRQDRQDRTDRQNGNGSGPDGNRGRTDRNDRPAGRTDRDAGPAQDDDDDEFDGNGRRRGRRYRDRNRRGTATPGQGGRDRYEQGEPAVAEDDVLLPVAGILDVLDNYAFVRTSGYLTGPNDVYVSLSQVRRYGLRRGDAITGAVRQPREGERKDKYNALVRLDSVNGLDPDQAKTRPEFQKLVPLYPQERLRMETDSTTLTTRVIDLVMPIGKGQRALIVSPPKAGKTMVLQAIANAITTNNPECHLMVVLVDERPEEVTDMQRSVKGEVIASTFDRPATDHTTVAELSIERAKRLVEMGHDVVVLLDSITRLGRAYNLAAPASGRILSGGVDSTALYPPKRFLGAARNIENGGSLTIIASALVETGSTMDTVIFEEFKGTGNAEIKLDRRLADKRVFPAVDVNASSTRKEELLMSPDELAIVIKLRRVLAALEPQQALELLLGQLKKTRNNIEFLMQVQKTTLREDQPQGGRNS, encoded by the coding sequence ATGCTCCTGCCGGAGCTGCAGCGCCTGGCCGCCGAACTGGGCATCGCCGGCACCGGCCGGATGCGCAAGGGCGACCTGGTGAGCGCCATCGAGGCGCGCCAGGTCGGCAGCCCGGCCCCCGCCGCGGCTCCCGTCGCGGACGCCCCCGTCACCGAGCCGGTCGCCGAGACCACCGTCGAGACGCCGGCCGAGGCGCCCGTGGCGACCCCGCCGCGCGCCGAGGCCGCCCCGCCGACCCGCCGCCGCCGGGGGGCCAGCCGCCCGGCCGGCGCTCCGGACGTCGAGGCGCCCGCGCCGGCCGACACCCACCCGGGTGCCGCCGTGCTCGGCGACCGTGCGCCCGTGGAGGCGCCCGTCCAGGCCTCCGACGAGGCCGCCGAGCCGGCCGCGGCGCAGCAGGACGCCGCTCCGGCCGAGGAGGGCCGCGGACGACGCAGCCGCACCCGCAGCCAGGTCCGGGACGAGCCCGCCCGCGAGGACGAGCGCCCCGAGCAGCCCCGCAGCGAGCAGCCCCGCACCGAGCAGCCCCGTGAGGACGAGCGTCCCCCGCGCAGCCGGGACCGCAGCCGCACCGAGCGCGCCCAGCAGGACCAGGACGGCGGCCCGTCGCAGGACGGCCGGTCCCAGGACGGCCGGGACGCCCAGGACGGCGACCGCCCCGAGCGCGGCGCCCGCAACCGGAACCGCGACCGCGGCGACCGGGAGCGCGACACCCAGGACGACCAGGGTGCCGACCGCGGCCAGCGGGGTCGCACCCCGCGCGACACCGCCCGCGACGACCGGGACGAGCGCCCGGCCCGTGAGGACCGGGGCGACCGGCAGGACCGGGGCGACCGGCAGGACCGCCAGGACCGCACCGACCGGCAGAACGGCAACGGCTCCGGGCCCGACGGCAACCGCGGTCGCACCGACCGGAACGACCGGCCCGCCGGTCGCACCGACCGGGACGCCGGCCCCGCGCAGGACGACGACGACGACGAGTTCGACGGCAACGGCCGTCGTCGGGGCCGTCGCTACCGCGACCGCAACCGGCGGGGCACCGCCACCCCCGGCCAGGGTGGGCGTGACCGCTACGAGCAGGGCGAGCCCGCGGTCGCCGAGGACGACGTCCTGCTGCCGGTGGCCGGCATCCTCGACGTGCTGGACAACTACGCGTTCGTCCGCACCTCGGGCTACCTGACCGGGCCCAACGACGTCTACGTGTCGCTGTCCCAGGTCCGCCGCTACGGCCTGCGCCGCGGCGACGCGATCACCGGCGCCGTCCGCCAGCCCCGCGAGGGCGAGCGCAAGGACAAGTACAACGCCCTCGTGCGGCTGGACTCGGTCAACGGGCTGGACCCCGACCAGGCCAAGACCCGGCCGGAGTTCCAGAAGCTGGTGCCGCTCTACCCGCAGGAGCGCCTGCGGATGGAGACCGACTCCACGACCCTCACCACCCGGGTCATCGACCTGGTCATGCCCATCGGCAAGGGCCAGCGGGCGCTCATCGTGTCCCCGCCCAAGGCGGGCAAGACCATGGTGCTGCAGGCGATCGCCAACGCGATCACCACGAACAACCCCGAGTGCCACCTCATGGTCGTCCTCGTCGACGAGCGGCCCGAAGAGGTCACCGACATGCAGCGCTCGGTGAAGGGCGAGGTCATCGCCTCGACCTTCGACCGGCCGGCCACCGACCACACCACGGTCGCCGAGCTCTCCATCGAGCGGGCCAAGCGGCTGGTCGAGATGGGCCACGACGTCGTCGTGCTGCTCGACTCGATCACCCGGCTGGGCCGCGCCTACAACCTGGCGGCCCCCGCCAGCGGGCGCATCCTCTCCGGTGGCGTGGACTCCACGGCGCTGTACCCGCCCAAGCGCTTCCTCGGCGCCGCCCGCAACATCGAGAACGGCGGCTCGCTCACCATCATCGCCTCGGCGCTGGTGGAGACCGGGTCCACGATGGACACGGTCATCTTCGAGGAGTTCAAGGGCACCGGGAACGCCGAGATCAAGCTCGACCGCCGGCTGGCCGACAAGCGGGTCTTCCCCGCCGTCGACGTCAACGCCTCCAGCACCCGCAAGGAGGAGCTGCTGATGAGCCCGGACGAGCTGGCCATCGTCATCAAGCTCCGCCGGGTGCTCGCAGCGCTGGAGCCGCAGCAGGCCCTCGAGCTGCTGCTGGGTCAGCTGAAGAAGACCCGCAACAACATCGAGTTCCTCATGCAGGTCCAGAAGACGACCCTGCGCGAGGACCAGCCCCAGGGCGGTCGCAACTCCTGA
- the prfA gene encoding peptide chain release factor 1, with amino-acid sequence MSGTPDGGLADLLAEHASLELELADPAVHADQSRARRLARRYASLAPLVETSRALEAAREDLTAARELADEDKAFAAEAVELEGQIGGLEARLRELLLPKDPDDEKDVILEIKAGEGGAESALFVGDLLRMYLRYAERRGWATEVLDAVDAELGGYKDVAVAVKSRTDEGIWSRLKFEAGVHRVQRVPVTESQGRIHTSAVGVLVLPEAEEVDVTVDPNDLRIDVFRSSGPGGQSVNTTDSAVRITHLPTGTVVSSQNEKSQLQNRESALRVLRSRLLVAAREEAAATASDARRSQVRTVDRSERVRTYNYPENRISDHRVGFKAHNLDAVLDGELDPVLDALVTAHTAELLEAGS; translated from the coding sequence GTGAGCGGCACACCGGACGGCGGCCTCGCCGACCTGCTCGCCGAGCACGCCTCCCTCGAGCTGGAGCTGGCCGACCCCGCCGTGCACGCCGACCAGTCCCGCGCCCGCCGGCTGGCCCGCCGGTACGCCTCGCTGGCCCCGCTGGTGGAGACCTCCCGCGCCCTCGAGGCCGCCCGCGAGGACCTGACCGCCGCGCGCGAGCTGGCCGACGAGGACAAGGCCTTCGCCGCCGAGGCCGTGGAGCTCGAGGGACAGATCGGGGGCCTGGAGGCGCGGCTGCGCGAGCTGCTGCTGCCCAAGGACCCCGACGACGAGAAGGACGTCATCCTCGAGATCAAGGCCGGGGAGGGCGGCGCGGAGTCGGCGCTGTTCGTCGGGGACCTGCTGCGGATGTACCTGCGCTACGCCGAGCGGCGCGGCTGGGCCACCGAGGTCCTCGACGCCGTCGACGCCGAGCTCGGTGGGTACAAGGACGTCGCGGTCGCGGTGAAGTCGCGCACCGACGAGGGCATCTGGTCCCGGCTGAAGTTCGAGGCCGGCGTGCACCGGGTGCAGCGGGTGCCGGTCACCGAGAGCCAGGGCCGCATCCACACCTCCGCCGTGGGCGTGCTGGTGCTGCCCGAGGCCGAGGAGGTCGACGTCACCGTCGACCCGAACGACCTGCGGATCGACGTCTTCCGCTCGTCGGGCCCGGGCGGGCAGAGCGTGAACACCACCGACTCCGCCGTCCGGATCACCCACCTGCCCACCGGGACCGTGGTCAGCTCGCAGAACGAGAAGAGCCAGCTGCAGAACCGGGAGTCCGCGCTGCGGGTGCTGCGCTCCCGGCTGCTGGTCGCCGCCCGCGAGGAGGCCGCGGCGACCGCCAGCGACGCCCGGCGCAGCCAGGTGCGCACCGTGGACCGCAGCGAGCGGGTGCGAACCTACAACTACCCGGAGAACCGGATCTCCGACCACCGGGTGGGCTTCAAGGCGCACAACCTCGACGCCGTGCTCGACGGCGAGCTGGACCCCGTGCTCGACGCCCTGGTCACCGCGCACACCGCCGAGCTGCTCGAGGCCGGCAGCTGA
- a CDS encoding serine hydroxymethyltransferase: MSTLADTPYWGPDFDALASFDPDIAGVVTDELDRLRSGLQLIASENFTSPAVLAALGSTLSNKYAEGYPGKRYYGGCEVVDRAESIGIERGKELFGAEHVNLQPHSGASANLAAYGAFLKPGDTMLGMALPMGGHLTHGTKVSFSGKWFNAVQYGVDPTTEHIDYDQVRDLAREHRPKLIIAGGSAIPRLIDFAAFREIADEVDAVFMVDAAHFIGLVAGKAINSPVPHADVVTFTTHKVLRGPRGGAIVCRAEHAKAIDKAAFPMMQGGPLMHAVAAKAVNLKECLTPEYQAYTRQVIANAQALAEGLTAEGLRPVAGGTDTHLALLDLQSTGVTGAEAEARCDAAGIVLNKNAIPFDPQPASIASGIRVGSPAVTTQGMAESDMKEIASLIGVAIRDTDGSRTAEVAGRVHELVTAHPAYPEPVR; encoded by the coding sequence ATGAGCACCCTCGCCGACACCCCCTACTGGGGTCCGGACTTCGACGCCCTGGCGTCCTTCGACCCCGACATCGCCGGCGTCGTCACCGACGAGCTCGACCGCCTCCGCAGCGGTCTGCAGCTGATCGCCAGCGAGAACTTCACCAGCCCCGCGGTGCTCGCCGCGCTGGGCAGCACGCTGAGCAACAAGTACGCCGAGGGCTACCCGGGCAAGCGGTACTACGGCGGCTGCGAGGTCGTGGACCGGGCCGAGTCCATCGGCATCGAGCGCGGCAAGGAGCTCTTCGGGGCCGAGCACGTCAACCTGCAGCCGCACTCCGGGGCCAGCGCCAACCTGGCCGCCTACGGCGCGTTCCTCAAGCCCGGCGACACGATGCTCGGCATGGCACTGCCGATGGGCGGGCACCTCACCCACGGCACCAAGGTGTCCTTCTCGGGCAAGTGGTTCAACGCCGTGCAGTACGGCGTGGACCCGACGACCGAGCACATCGACTACGACCAGGTCCGCGACCTGGCCCGCGAGCACCGCCCCAAGCTGATCATCGCCGGTGGGTCGGCCATCCCGCGGCTGATCGACTTCGCCGCGTTCCGGGAGATCGCCGACGAGGTGGACGCTGTCTTCATGGTCGACGCCGCGCACTTCATCGGCCTGGTCGCCGGCAAGGCGATAAACTCACCGGTGCCCCACGCCGACGTCGTCACCTTCACCACGCACAAGGTGCTGCGCGGGCCCCGCGGCGGCGCGATCGTCTGCAGGGCCGAGCACGCCAAGGCCATCGACAAGGCCGCGTTCCCGATGATGCAGGGCGGGCCGCTCATGCACGCCGTCGCCGCCAAGGCGGTGAACCTCAAGGAGTGCCTGACGCCCGAGTACCAGGCCTACACCCGCCAGGTCATCGCCAACGCCCAGGCACTCGCCGAGGGCCTGACCGCCGAGGGCCTGCGCCCGGTCGCCGGGGGCACCGACACCCACCTGGCGCTGCTGGACCTGCAGTCCACCGGGGTCACCGGCGCCGAGGCCGAGGCGCGCTGCGACGCCGCCGGCATCGTGCTGAACAAGAACGCCATCCCCTTCGACCCCCAGCCGGCCTCGATCGCCTCCGGCATCCGGGTCGGCAGCCCCGCGGTGACCACCCAGGGCATGGCCGAGTCGGACATGAAGGAGATCGCCTCGCTGATCGGCGTCGCGATCCGCGACACCGACGGCTCGCGCACGGCCGAGGTCGCCGGCCGCGTCCACGAGCTCGTCACCGCGCACCCGGCCTACCCCGAGCCCGTCCGCTGA
- the prmC gene encoding peptide chain release factor N(5)-glutamine methyltransferase, with protein MSPRELLRQATARLAAAGVESPRVDAELLLAHALGVSRARLITADDVADPARFLALVDQRADRVPLQHLTGTAAFRHVELAVGPGVFVPRPETEQIAGWVLEQVAGVEVSVVVDLGTGSGAIALSVAHEHPGARVTAVERDPDAIVWTRANAATRAAAGDTPVTVTAGDMTDPGLLTELEGAVDVVVSNPPYVPDGAGLPREVAEHDPPLALWGGPDGLDVVRGLLRTAARLLRPGGLLAIEHADLQGDSLPALVRAHGPWADVVDHPDLAGRPRYTTARLGRG; from the coding sequence CTGAGCCCGCGCGAGCTCCTCCGGCAGGCCACCGCACGACTGGCCGCCGCCGGGGTCGAGTCCCCGCGGGTGGACGCCGAGCTGCTGCTCGCCCACGCGCTCGGCGTCTCCCGGGCCCGGCTGATCACCGCCGACGACGTCGCCGACCCCGCCCGCTTCCTGGCCCTGGTCGACCAGCGCGCCGACCGGGTGCCGCTGCAGCACCTGACCGGGACCGCGGCCTTCCGGCACGTCGAGCTCGCCGTCGGCCCCGGGGTGTTCGTGCCCCGCCCGGAGACCGAGCAGATCGCCGGCTGGGTGCTGGAGCAGGTCGCCGGCGTCGAGGTGTCGGTCGTGGTCGACCTGGGCACCGGCTCCGGGGCGATCGCGTTGTCGGTGGCGCACGAGCACCCCGGCGCCCGGGTGACCGCGGTCGAGCGGGACCCCGACGCGATCGTCTGGACCCGGGCCAACGCCGCCACCCGCGCCGCCGCGGGGGACACCCCGGTCACCGTCACCGCGGGGGACATGACCGACCCCGGGCTGCTCACCGAGCTCGAGGGTGCTGTCGACGTCGTGGTCTCCAACCCGCCCTACGTGCCCGATGGCGCCGGGCTGCCCCGCGAGGTGGCCGAGCACGACCCGCCGCTGGCCCTGTGGGGTGGGCCCGACGGGCTGGACGTCGTCCGGGGCCTGCTGCGCACCGCCGCCCGGCTGCTGCGCCCCGGCGGGCTGCTCGCGATCGAGCACGCCGACCTGCAGGGCGACTCCCTGCCGGCGCTGGTCCGGGCGCACGGCCCGTGGGCCGACGTCGTCGACCACCCCGACCTCGCGGGCCGGCCGCGGTACACGACGGCACGACTGGGTCGGGGCTAG